A segment of the Cinclus cinclus chromosome 3, bCinCin1.1, whole genome shotgun sequence genome:
GGGAGACCGGAGCGCCTGGCCCTGCCTTGCCAGCCTGGGTGCTATCCCGTGCTTAGGTGTGACGGAGCCGCGGACCCAGCGCTGCCGCATCCCTGCCGGGGGCTCCAGCTCCGGGAGGCCGCGAGTGCTGCCCCGCCGCCGCTTCTTCGCACGCCGCCGGGACTGTAAATAAAGACGTTTTCCCCAGAGTCGCCGCCGCCACTCCCGGCCCTGCTTCTGCCGCTGCTGGGTGCGGGGTGAGcgctgctgatgctgctgcgGACCCGCGGTCCGGGGCGGCCGCTGAGGACCGGGCCGGGCCCTGACCCCGCCGAGGCAAAGGTCGGGGCCATGAGGGGGCGCGGCGCGAGCGCCGCCGGGCGGCGCTGATTGGGGGGGCGGTGGCCGGGGGAGGgcgtggcctggccgggggcGGGAGGGGCGCGGCGCGGGCGACGATtggcggggcggcgggggcggacGCGGCGGGGATTGGCTGCCGCGCGtgggcggggcgcggcgggggcgCGGCACAGCGAGGCTGAGGGGCCGCGGCGGTGTCGGTGTGCGGGTCCGTGTCGGtagcggcggcggtggcggcaTGGTGGACAGCGTGTACCGGACGCGGTCGCTGGGAGTCGCGGCGGAGGGGCTGCCGGATCAATACGCGGACGGGCAGGCGGCCCGCGTGTGGCAGCTGTACATCGGGGACACGCGGAGCCGCACGGCCGAGTACCGCAGCTGGCTCCTGGCGCTGCTCCGCCAGCACCGCTGCCGCTCCGTCCTCGACGTGGCCTGCGGCACCGGGTGAGGCCCCACAGCCCCCGCACCCGCCCGCCTCCCaggtgtcccttccctctgcccgGGGCTACCCGGGGCCTCGCTGCCCCCGGCCGTCCCCAGTGCCCCTCTCCCCCTCGgctgcccccggccccgctgACAGCCATGTCCCCAGGGTGGACTCCATCATGCTGCTCGAGGAGGGCTTCCAGGTCACCAGCGTCGATGCCAGCGACAAGATGCTCAAGTACGCGCTGAAGGAGCGCTGGGAGCGGCGCAAGGAGGAGCCCTTCGACCGATGGGGTGCGGGGGCTGGGGGCCGGGAGGGGCCTTCAGACAGTGACACTCTCCCCAGCGCACTGCCCATGGCCCCTCTCAGTGCTCAGGCCATTCCTCTGGGACTGCCGCTGGCCGGGTGCCCTTGCTGCGGGGACCCGCCAGGGCCGGCTGCTCGGCGAAGACAAGCCATGCGTCTTCGCCTGTCTGGCCGCTGGTCAGAGGCCAGAGCCAGCACCCACAAGGGCCAGGGAAGGTCTGGGTGATGCTGGGATGGGGTCTTGCAGGCAGGGGAGGCTGTTGGGGGTCCCTGCCCTCATCCATTTCCATGTGCTGCAGTCATCGAGGAGGCCAACTGGCTCACActggagaaggacctggagaAGCCAGGGGATGGGTTTGATGCAGTCATCTGCCTCGGGAACTCCTTTGCACACTTGCCTGACTTCAAAGGTGAGTTGGggcaggggagaggagggggagcaCCTCTGTATGTGTGCGTGGTGTCTTCCAGCAAGCTGAGAACGTGTCCTAACTCATGGCATTAGTGGGATGGGATTACACACAGTGCAGGTGCTGCTTCATGGTGCTTCTCCAGGGAGGATGTAGCTGAGGCCCCACTGCCTCAGTCTGTGACATGAGTGGACCCAGTAAGTTCCATGGTCACAGTGGAGGTTTGTGCATCAACGTCACATGCTGGCAAGGCTGGAGGCACACCCAGACTTGTGCCACAAAATCAGGTGGTGGGTTTCCTACATGGCATGCTCTGGTCCAGTGAGGCTGAGAACATGCCTGAGCTCATGCCATGGGTGGGGCTGTGGGTTCTCTAAGCTGAGATCTGGGGGTAGATGATAGGGGCAGGtatctgtgtgtgcatgtgtatgtgtgtatggGTAAGATGAGGGCATATgggctgtgccagtgcttggaGATGCCATAGTTTCTTCTCCAGGGGACCAGAGTGACCACAAGCTGGCCCTGAGGAACATTGCCAGCATGGTGCGGCCCGGGGGCGTCCTGGTCATTGACCACCGCAACTACGATCACATCCTGGCCACGGGCTGCGCGCCACCGGGCAAGAACATCTACTACAAGGTCGGTGGCTAGCAGGCCCTGCCCATCCCAGTCCCCTTTACCCCAGCCCCGTGGCCCCAGcggggccaggcagggcaggcagcaggattgtgcccaggctgggggacACCGAGTTCCCACAGGACACAGATGTCCTCCTGTGGTCTCCCAGAGTGACTTGACCAAGGACATCACCACCTCAGTGCTGCTGGTAAACAACAAGGCACATATGGTGACCCTGGACTACACGGTGCAGGTCCCCCCCACTGAGGCGGGGGCAGATCCGGAGCTGAGGTGAGAAGAGCTGCAGAGGTGGCTCCTGGCATGGGGGGTGAGGACACTGTGCCCCATTGTCCCCCTGCCTCACCAACACTGCCTCCTTGCAGCAAGTTTCGGCTCTCGTACTACCCGCACCGGCTGGAGGccttcacagctctgctgaaaggTGCATTCCAGGGAAAGTGCCAGCACAGCGTCCTGGGTGACTTCCAGCCCTACACACCGGGACAGGCCCACGTGCCCTGCTACTTCATCCACGTCGTGAAGAAGACAGGCTGAGGGGCCTACGGAGATGGGACTGTGGTGGCTGAGAGCTCCAAGCAGGGGGTGGGGACATGGCTGAGAGCCACCTGGGAGACCCCTCCCCTCAATTAAGAACACTGGTGAGAGCTACCTGCAATCATGGTCCATGTGTCCCTGTGTGGGCAGGGTATGGGGCAAGGGGGACAGCCACAACCTCCTCAAGACTCTGTGGAAGGATGTGCTCAGCCTGGGGGTGGTACAGGATGGGTGCAGGCACAGCTTCCCTGCCAAGACCCCAGCTGCAGGTGCCAGCATGCCAGCAGTGTGGGGCTTTGGGGGCCTGCTTGAAGAAGGAGGGGTGAGCTGGCTCCCAGGTGGTTGCACATCCCAGCCGAGTCCCTGCAGGACCGCTCACAGGAGTGTGCCAGAACCTGTTTTTTCACGTGCGCCTCCCAAACAGGTGctggctggttttttttgacGCTCCTCAGTCCCACAGAGGGGTCCCCATCACCCACTGGAGCTCCCAAAGTGGGGAGGCTCCATCAGTACTTCCGCTGTGGTTGCAGCTCCCTCTGTTCCACCCTAGGGAAGATGTGGTGCCCAGATCCAGCAGTGCGGTcagggacagccctgcctgAACACGCTCAGGCACCAGAGCCACAGGGCTCCAGGCGTGCACCAGCTGGGGACTCACACCTGGAATGGCAGAAGCTGCTGTGGAACCAGCCCTTAGCAGAGGAGCTCCACAGGGAGCAGGctctcacagccctgcctggcccacGGATGCAGCTGTCAGCAGGCTCAGTGCCTACAGCAGGTGGGGCAAaacccagcaccagcagcccctTTGGCTGCATAAAGGCTGAGGGCAGCTGCAGGCACCTacaacagcagctgccaaacaCAGCTTGAAAAGGCTGGAAGCAGGGGCTATGCaatgctggcagcagctgctgtgaggcTGCAGAGATGAGACAGGACCTCGGGGAATCAGGGCCAAGTGGTGCTCAACACAAATCAGCGTAGACCAGGCAGCTCCAGACAGGGTTTGAGTATTTCCAAAGCTGAAACTCCTCATCGCCCTGTGACAAGTTTTTCCTCTTATCCGATGGGAATTTCTTTGCTGCCACTTTCTGCTGTTGCCTCATGTGCTGTCACCTAGTGTCTCCAGCAAGAACTGGGCTCCTTCAGCAGAGGGAACTCAGCTCGAAGCCAAGCAAGCGCCTCTCCCTCAGACTTTCCTCATCCATCACAGGCTCCAGCCATTATGGCGAGATGAAGAGTGGCCTCAGTATAGTCTACAGATGTGCTCCCCTCTCTACCTGCAGGATGATTTCTCTGCACCATCCAGCCCACCCAAAAACTTGCAGGGACCTTCCTGAGCCTACAGACACCATCAGAGGCAACAACTTGAGGTCAGGCAGTGAATACCTAGGGCtaaaaaaactgtatttatttagAGACTATGTCAAGTCCAggccagctggagcagcagtgccctCTGGCCAGCACCTCTCACTGGGACCTGATGGCCCAACAAGCAGCTGCCTCCAGTCCTGCACTTGCTGCCAAACCCGATGCAGTTTGAGGCTTGCTCCCCCATCAATGAATGGCCTGGCACCCATGGAGACACTGCTACACCGCCCATGGCTTTGTCCCCCACAAGGAAGGCACCCTGTTACGTTCCTGGCAGCCACAATGCACCACTGACATGTGAGGGACCCTTACAGAACCCACCACCCTCCTGgatgagcagagcagcacttcCACCACCACTTGCTTTGGCTTGGGAAACTGCAGTTTCCACCCAAGCTCAAAAGACAAGGGGCCCAGGAGGCATCAGAGAAGAGCAGGCAGGTGCCTGTTAGTGCCTgttctccagccccagctctgctgagctgagcATTAGGAGGCCGCAAACTTCTGCTGGATGAGTCTGtacctgagcagctcctgctcagagaCTGATGGCTGCAACCTGGCAGCAGCCTGCAGGAAGTCTTCCATGGTCAGGATCAGAGCAGACTTCTCAGTATCCAGCCCTGCATGAGAGAAACAACACGAAAGAGCTGAGAACAGGGGCACCTGGCAAGATCCaaaagcccattctccagccaTTAAAGACTGCAAGGAAAACTTTGTgtctctctccttccccctgGGGCCAAGCACTGGAGGTGGAGATGACCACGTCTGCAGAAACTGCCTGCCTGGCAATAACCCAGAGCTTAGCACTGTGGTCCCAAAGCTGCTGAAGATCTTCTCACACAGCCCAGCTACCAGCAGCAGTGGTAACTCTCCTCTCCCGCCCCTCTGCTGGGCTGCTCCAACAAACGGGACAGGTAAGGGCAGGGCTCTTACCTTCCTCAATCCACTCCACCTTGCGTTTCACAGCACACATCATGGCATCTGAACACAGGGCATAGATATCTGCTCCTGTCAGCTGAGCTGGGCATTTTTCGAGGATGGTGGTGAGATTCACAGAAGGATCCAGTTTAAACCTgccaagagagaaaaatggagGTGTAAAAGCTAACAAAAAACAGACCAGGAAAGATGTGGCAGCCAGTGTGACCAGGAAGGAACAAGCAGATTACCCAAGTTTAGCCACTTCGAGAATGTGCTCTGCAttctcaaaaaacaaaaaaaaaaaggttgctttactttgttttttcaaCAGTCACCTCTCTTTGAAACATCCCTGCAGGAAGGTCCTTTCTCCTGCTAAGCAGGATTAAAAGAAACTTTGAATCACAGCACAGCATGGCGTGGGTTGGAATGGATCTTCAAGATCATGcagttccaactcccctgccataggcagggacaccttccattagacaAGGATGCTCCaatccccatccagcctggccttgaacacatgcagggatggagcatccacagcttctcggGGCTTCTCTGTCTCCAGGCTAGGATGCAGGGAGTAGTCTTGGAGCCATGGCGCAGGATGAACTCTGTAGAACACAGTCTGTTTATGCCATTGGTGTTTGACTTCTCACCTAGATAAATTAAGTGCTGCACATGCCTGGGAACAACCTACAGCCAGGGCTGGATGAGAACATGTTTAATGACAGAGTACAAAACCACTGTAACACTAAACCATCCCCTCAGAGCCACGCTGCAGACAGTGAGCCTCCTTCAGCAtgaccagcagctgctggtgggcATGGTGGCCAAGACACAGGGTGTGACAAGCTGTCTGCAGCCAGCCCATGTTCTCACGTCTCCTACTAACACAGCTGATCACAGCTATCCAGGACAGAGCTCCTGCAGAGGCAGTTACAGCGACTCACCCATCTGTGGTGGGTGGTACTGCTGCACCTGAATTGCAgggcttgcttttttttccttcagagatGCTCTCAGGAGCtcaaagcagctggaaaagcagccaaACCCTGCTGCTCAGTGATCCCAAACAACCAGTGATTGGGAAGAACACACAGATCACAGCCTGAACACCCCTGAGCACCACAGGAGGAGAGGTAATGAGCTGAACGGAGCTGCCTTCGCACTTGGATTGGCAAACAGCAGGGAAACTCTTGCAGTAATCAAATGTGAGCttcctgtcccacagctgcacTGCACTCTCAGTACACCATTAGGATCTGGCTGATCTCCTTACGAAGAGCATTGTGCACAGTGGCTGGAAAACTCTACCAACCCCTCCAATTGGACAGGCAGGCTGAGCTTTGCTTATCTTGTAGAAAAACCAGTCCCAGTTCAGCTTCTGGAAATTGGTTTGTCTGTCTTGCCCTACCTGCCGGCTGTGGCtcagtgacctcagctgctccccagggctcagaCATGAAGCCAAGATGGAGCATGCTAAACATCAGCCCCAGAAGGGCTGTGACCTCCTGGAAGGAGGTGGGAGGGTGCTGCCAAGAGCACAGTGTCGCTCACTTCCTGGTGACGGCGctcagcacctgcagctgcGACTCCCGGTCCTCGCTGATGCCCACGTAGACCAGCTTGTCAAACCTGTCAGCAGAGAGAAGACAGCTGGGAACAGGCCAGAGCAAACCTGCCACAAATGCTCAGCCCTGTGGACCAGGAGCTGAAGGGTGGCCCTAGGACAGCTCCTTTTGCTGTCCAGTTTGTGGATGATACAGAGCCTGAAGCAGTCGATGTGCcgcagggcagggctgctctttAGAGGGATAGTGGCAGGCTGGGGAAATGGACTGACAAGAACCACACAGGGTCCAACAACAGCAGATACAACGTGCTGCCCCAGGACAAGCAAGTCACAGGCTTGAGGACTGGCTGGGGGGCAGCTGGGGGACAGAAAGGGCCCTGGGGAACCAATTCCTGCCATTGTTTGGTGCAACAGCAGGTCCCTCATtaccctgctgtgctgctgggacagCAACCAGAGTGGTGGGAGCAACAAGCTGTGGTGTCTTATGCCGCTGCTACAGCCACAGGCACCAGCCTCCTCTTGGCTTCCTGTGAGCCAGGGCCAGGGGCCTTCACAAACAATGTGGGGACAGTCCTGCTCACCAGGGCCTGAGGAGCTCTGGGGAACCCCCCTGGAGTGAGGCAGGGTAGGATGTGAACACACCTGCCTGGCCGTAGCAGAGCTGGGTCCAAGAGGTCAGGCCTGTTCGTGGCTCCAATGACAAACACCTCTCTGCTGGAATGAAGGCCATCAAGCTCTGCAAGGAGCTGTGAGACAACTCTGCAGGGAGCAAGACAGGATACTCAGAACTAGGCTTTGGCAAGTCACCCAGCGTTTCCCTCCGCCACcaatggaaaaaggaagaagtgaGGCCAGTGGCAAGTCTGTTTCTCAGACTTCAGCTCCCATTTCTCTTCCCTAAGAGCCCTAACACAGCCATCCAGACTTCTCCATTAGCACAGCCAGCAAGCACGTGGGCTCACTGCATTGTAATTCAAACCCCAGACAGTCCTGCAGAACAGGAAGACTGGATGGGGACTGCCAGCTTAGCAGAAGAGCAGAGGAGGCCTAGCAAAAATAACCCTGTTTCTGGGTATCTCTAAGCTTTACACATTTTGCTTCGaccagaagcagctgaaaggttTCCCACCACAGGGAAACAGCAGCTAATAGGAGGACAGCACACCAGGGGTGTGAAGGATGACCTTGGAGAGGCCATAGGGAGCACTTGGCAGCCACAGAAGCAGATGGAGGATACTGTCTTAATCAAATGTTTGCACAACTAGCTTGGGCAATCGGGAACCTGAGGCAATGCAAACAGCAGTACTAATGCTCAGAGAGAAGAGACAGGCCGTGCTGAGAGCTTAAGGGagcagagaaggggaaaaaacagacaAAGAGGGGTGGAATGGACTCTGCCTTTCAGGGCAATCTCATGTACTGCCTGCAGCTGAGGCAGGAATCCTGCTCTCCCAAGGACACCTGATGCACACTCACCTGTCCATGACACCCCCTGAATCTCCACTTCGCCCACGACTGGGGGCCAGGGAATCCAGTTCATCAAAGAAGATgatgcagggagcagctgccctggctctggcaAACACTGTGAGGAGACAGCACAAAAGGTGAAAAAGATGTGGAGGAGCAGTCAACAGCAATAGGACCTGCTATGTTCccagcagggaagagctgtgggTGTAAACCAGATACCCACTGTATCACCACTACCAACTGCTCCTGCCTGAGTGGCTCAATAGACTGGGGACAGGCAGCACCTAGCAGGATGGGTCCTGAGGTTCAGCTGTGTCTCTGAGGGGCTGCTGTCCCATCAGGAACATCAGGGACAGGAGCAAcaggagcagagagagcaggagggggaagctgtggggagcagggaatggacTGCAGGAGACAGCCCTTGCTGAGAGCTGTGGGTGGGAGTTGGCAAGGGGGGGTTTAAGCACTacctccttccctgcagcactCCAGAAAAGCCCCATCTCCCCATGTGCAGGAGCAGGATGCACATCCTCACCATTGCGCACGTTCTCCTCACTCTGCCCAACGTACATGTTGATGAGCTCTGGCCCTTTCACGCTTCggggcagggagaagaggaagtcAATTAGAGGACACCCATCCCCTGCCAGGAGGAAGTCAGTCCCATTGTGTGTACCACATTTCTTACCTGAGGAATGTCATGGTGCACGTTGTTGCCACGGCTTTTGCCAGCAAGGTCTTCCCTGTCCCCGGAGGCCCATACAGCAGCAGACCAGAGCGGCACAGACCCagtgacagcagctctgggtgctccagGGGCAACTGAATAGTGTCCAGGATCTCCTTCTTCACGTCCTGCAGCCCACCAACATCCTGCCAGGACACTGAGGGGATCTGCCAAGACAGGGAGAATCCTTGTCAGCACTTATTTCTTAGACCCAAGCatgcctgggcagctccagtATCCAGTATCCACATTCCCCCTCTTCTGAGCTTTGCAATGGAGAAAACAAACTGTACAAACACGTCCCTAGACATGCAGCACTCACAGACTGCACTTCATCTCCAATCCTCCACTGCCCCTCATATCATCTTTCCGCAAAAATACCCCAGGAAAAGTATCTGCCAGGGTTGCCTGCAGCTTTGAGGAGAGAGAGTCTTGCTGCAGACAGCCTTTGGGATGCATGAaggaaggtaaaaaaataattaaaaaaaaaaaaatctggatctTGCAACTATGAGGGACTTGTGTTCAGGGCATCTTGTCCCCCAGAGGGGTGAGACCTGTGCAAGGGCTTCACACCTTGCAGAAGGACAGAACCTGGGCTGCCAGGACCTCTGTGATGGCAAGGAGGATGTGAGGGGAGCCATCCTGCAGGACAGTGTATGGAACACTCACTGTTCTTGGAAGATGGGATGCAAGATCAAAGTTCCTGTATGCTCACGAGAAATAGATAGGGATGGGGTCAGCTGCAGACATGTGAGGGGTCATGGAGAACAGAGAGAAGACACCAAACCCGAGACGGGTGAGCCAATGCCCCTTAAGTTATTTTGTGCTGAGCACCACTATCCCAGAGCAcgctgctgctctgctcacagcttTAGGAATAGCTGGAATGCCACAGCCTGCATGACATCCTCCTGAGAGTCAGAGCAGCTCTCATGGGAACATGCAGAGAAAGCAAAGCCCCACACTTCCCCCCACCTGCTGgctgctggtgccagcacaAGCGGGGAGTTTAAAAATAGCTTAGGGCAAAATTCTTTCCCTCTCAGCCAATTTGCATCTCCTTCCCTCACTGCTGGAGATGATGTTAtcttactttatttctttagcTGTCCACCAGGAAAATTAGGTCAAACAAAACAaggattttcagaaaaaaaaaaaaaaaaacaacaacaaaaacaaaacagcaaaacttttaaagaaaaagtcacAGGCCCTTCTGCAGTGACAATGAATGGAAGAGCTGCCCTCTCCTCTGCACTTTTGCTCATCCTGCCTTGCTTAGGAAGAGCTCTACAGACATGAGCACAGAAGCTGGAAAACTGCAGCAAGGTTGTTTTCAGGGGAGAACACTGTAAGACATGGTGCAGACACTGTTAACTAGTGGAGGTTTGGAATCAGTTCTCTCCAGAAGGCTTAGGCTGTAAGTCCAGACAAATGTGTGACTAACCAGAAAGTGCAAGCAGGGAACTGAAAGCCATGTATTATTGAGAGTATCCAGGTCTGCTAATGGGCTTCCTGACCACAACCAATTACTAAGAAATCAATAACGGAATGTAAAGTGCAAACAAAATTAACTCCCATTCACACAGCTCACTGCTGAGCATGCTCTGTGGCTATTTGTCTTACAGCAAACTTGACAGCAAACAGATCTCACTTCATGAATTAAGTGGGCAGCTGGGGAAGGTGCCAGAGGAACTGCTCCAAGGCCAAAGCTTCCTCTGTCCTGTGCTGAACTCAGTTGTTTGCACTCACGGGCATGAAAAAGAGGTTCTGATCACTTTACTTGTTCCCAATGCCGTATTAGCCAGCCAAACCAGCCATCCCAAATGCTGCTTCCCTGGGTGCTGAGCTGCCAAAAGCAGACCACACCCTTTCTGAGAAGCTGACTCCTGGTTTTTTCAGACTCTTCAAGTCACTTTCCCTGAAGAAACCCCAAGTTCTTCCAATTGCCTGTCCATCAGAAAAGTCCATGCCAGCTCAAGCAGCATCCAAGGCCAGGGATCAAGTCTAAGACTTACCACACGTGTGGAGAaaccccctccccagcctgtgccacagCCTCTCTGTTCCCCCAGGCCAGGTGGCTGAGGAGATCTCAGCGAGGCAGCCTTTGACCCCCAGGAGGCTGAGCTGCCCAGTGGCACCCCTCCAGCACCAGCCAATTAACTGGTCTGCAATTAGCACTCCAAGAGCTTCCCTGGCAAATTCCAAGCCAAGTGGGTGAAAACTGATGGGGGAAAGTCCAGAGGACTGTTTCCCACTGAAAGCTGGGGGAACACATGGAAGGACAGAGCAGGAAGCACTgtgtcagcacagccctgaaggaTCTTCAACGGGCACCTTGAGCCAAAGAGCTCTGCAGAATCCACCCCCTCCATGTGCCCCAGCATCCCACCTTTGGGGCTCCCACTGCCTGTGAATGAACATCATGCAGCTGGTCCAGTGCAGCACTGAAATCCTCCTCGAGCACAGGGAACCCAGCAGTGCAAAAATCCCTCTCCACTTCTTCGCTCAGTCCGCCGGGAAAACTGgtgaggaaaggaagggaaaggagtcAGGCTCTGCCCCACtactggctgcagcccctgccttcccaccccctgccctgctgcgTGTGCTACCTCAATGCCTGGATGCGGGTGCAAGCAGCCCGG
Coding sequences within it:
- the GNMT gene encoding glycine N-methyltransferase isoform X1, with protein sequence MVDSVYRTRSLGVAAEGLPDQYADGQAARVWQLYIGDTRSRTAEYRSWLLALLRQHRCRSVLDVACGTGVDSIMLLEEGFQVTSVDASDKMLKYALKERWERRKEEPFDRWVIEEANWLTLEKDLEKPGDGFDAVICLGNSFAHLPDFKGDQSDHKLALRNIASMVRPGGVLVIDHRNYDHILATGCAPPGKNIYYKSDLTKDITTSVLLVNNKAHMVTLDYTVQVPPTEAGADPELSKFRLSYYPHRLEAFTALLKGAFQGKCQHSVLGDFQPYTPGQAHVPCYFIHVVKKTG
- the GNMT gene encoding glycine N-methyltransferase isoform X2 → MVDSVYRTRSLGVAAEGLPDQYADGQAARVWQLYIGDTRSRTAEYRSWLLALLRQHRCRSVLDVACGTGVDSIMLLEEGFQVTSVDASDKMLKYALKERWERRKEEPFDRWVIEEANWLTLEKDLEKPGDGFDAVICLGNSFAHLPDFKGDMVRPGGVLVIDHRNYDHILATGCAPPGKNIYYKSDLTKDITTSVLLVNNKAHMVTLDYTVQVPPTEAGADPELSKFRLSYYPHRLEAFTALLKGAFQGKCQHSVLGDFQPYTPGQAHVPCYFIHVVKKTG